From a single Anoplolepis gracilipes chromosome 3, ASM4749672v1, whole genome shotgun sequence genomic region:
- the LOC140664259 gene encoding probable Rho GTPase-activating protein CG5521 isoform X1, with product MFSKKLHVDVKKSTLKIQDVKKDSATRFKHLKIVLENVDTDEAKGFFEGNFSHVYFILYDCFVSAEANLRQRELSFHIVHKAHREELEQVLQLLEKVLTLLPELLNRRWQCHSLARILQKLLHPGNSWKLRRQAIRYFILWYQALGENAPEHIHQMFASLVPGFPPHQASPYKCDRKTEGKKEKLVKAANSEEKDKKEFYDTQLGQSTFHDNGPNQCPISQVDGGPVLPPQSGEKPLDNETVRFLEALLEFMVTQVVKIEWRDKSTRQYKTFQFLLERFKATYLRHICPEFDDNFSLYKPNLELPTMRKPTNQNQNNYMLCKVAVIKWIASFTHVARKDGLFAHLSQSTTPNEENAESELRRVSVTQNSTDSNLLSPESTMSQQDSQSQEDSTVSAIMLVREVLYGNRDNVNFVHELYRQAFLLDFNHAGAIRKAIAVYKDWVQMNEIPPFMLEPLDGHKDRESEESQRKDANETEKSPSESYRQTRLRNDSYLGAIHRENLFIRAGLQNVLQIFITQASNVFFLENSGPNASPTLLEEQTDSCKRVLNVYRYVVMHSRLEPATWEQLLRVLLQITSLVLSEKSSRRKHQETIGGKLAPAIFQTLIVTWIKANLNVVISTQLWDQFLEVLTSLTQWEELIREWAKTLDTLTRVLARHVYNLDLNDLPLDRLSEQKSKKRRGVGSRAASTGSVQPPRKDSVDQENNAVPKESVTDHPLRDMRKVRPLPRSASDNNLYSGKTRTKLHRQRTHTIHSAIPVLPLSIEQDMARLLSSSSSSAIGRKMLPSRRAKSLDSIVIVDSEPPSPRCPSPTPSSGVDSNKDSPIQIENIDGSSIDTNDASERRSVMAGGGVRGWLPDVAVVLWRRMLSALGDVNNIQDPVLHGQVMDYLVQLTQTLIKIRLNQGVSGDNQATPPAPELIPPLTVIAPWCFKAIQLPEKYESGKLAAYRLICLLTVQPLDISLPKQHLTLFYRAVHSGIASNDDKVLHVLVKYTGPRLFSLNLPGSSLLILDYIHAANVILNSQDIEAPRTEAVSIIGSLLSLPAATVKLPMLQPNGPDIVTMTCPEVKEHIVTILLRSCRREPTGIARCLALSSIAMFAYKELSYKTQHPRVPEAVTVLLLALRQMQGTERRRAGFCFPLMDQASHVTVTQVACDSLLLLCDKADVLLELYPNVPSKIIQILSDTLGRMTTRERRGPLTISMLFCLGEWAMHLGPTVLLQVFQGKPLLMTLFTVLNNIVQNKIGKEFMKTTKNNPEDDDDFDPNITLDNLVNVPSSKSPHKGNIQSVQLAAKMVMMHLINHLGHFPMGIGAARLSSLVVELDDVPGIDGDELSSAIFQAPNIQLLMLSNSIIMSLVELAALDAPGGGVTAGLTTAPSLVRVLLRDLAGKASWDSSILYSQPFVEDDLPLPFAKPVDWNAKLHMDDLNSVITPHNCTPRHTIRHREPHILPTFANAASDMDNLDDLLQYIGHTSPEVLTNPEIALNAPANPPQGHYLESETIATILNQRNAEQEHVNNWSQHISMSASVVSPPSCRPPPAPFHHCRLLFSHLGLSGWELRKRLHLLAKNEKLVRELRNLDSQRSRETHKIAVIYVSQGQEDKNSILSNVTASKEYESFIARLAWEVELESHTGFLGGLVPGKASGVTAPYYATSFTEVLFHVATRMPSDSPESLLQKTRHLGNDEIHIVWSEHWRDYRRDIIPTEFCDVLIVIYPLQNKLYRIQISRKSEIPFFGPLFDECVVEDKVLPGLVRTTALAASRAKRSTLTLYQNYYEERARSIDTVMRNHKEPTTFEEFAANVYSPVQPPSPFSGTSSVSGSTTSVQSIASSNLAAALIDSHQGRSGLRSTSTASSDNRANRVLQNIFRVSDGSRVWFSNDTPESTTLHGISPRPVKKMSFKTGPKQRANTQSTPPDSPRYK from the exons ATGTTCAGCAAGAAACTTCATGTGGACGTCAAGAAGTCGACGCTCAAGATCCAGGATGTAAAGAAGGACAGCGCGACGCGATTCAAACACCTTAAGATCGTGCTAG aaaatgtGGACACTGATGAGGCAAAGGGCTTTTTTGAGGGTAACTTCAGCCATGTGTATTTCATCTTGTACGATTGCTTTGTATCTGCTGAAGCAAATCTTCGACAACGTG AGCTTTCCTTCCATATTG tgcATAAGGCACACAGAGAGGAGTTAGAACAAGTATTGCAGCTTCTGGAAAAAGTTTTAACTCTTCTTCCCGAGCTGCTCAATAGACGATGGCAATGTCATAGTTTAGCACGGATTCTGCAGAAGCTCTTGCATCCTGGTAACAGTTGGAAACTTCGTAGACAAGCCATAAG GTACTTTATTTTATGGTATCAAGCCCTTGGCGAAAATGCACCCGAACATATACATCAGATGTTCGCCAGCTTGGTGCCTGGATTTCCACCGCATCAAGCGTCCCCTTATAAATGTGATCGTAAAACAGAAggcaagaaagaaaaactcGTGAAAGCAGCTAATTCCGAAGAGAAAGACAAGAAAGAATTCTATGATACACAACTTGGACAGAGTACTTTTCACGACAATGGACCAAATCAATGTCCTATCAGCCAAGTTGACGGCGGACCTGTCTTACCACCGCAAAGTGGAGAAAAGCCGCTCGACAATGAAACTGTCAGGTTTTTGGAAGCGTTGCTCGAATTTATGGTCACTcaa GTAGTGAAAATAGAATGGCGGGATAAATCTACGCGTCAATACaaaacttttcaatttttattagaacGTTTCAAAGCAACGTATCTTCGTCACATTTGTCCAGAATTTGACGACAACTTTTCACTTTATAAACCTAATCTAGAATTACCTACAATGCGAAAACCGACGAATCAAAATCAGAATAACTACATGCTCTGTAAAGTCGCTGTAATCAAATGGATCGCAAGCTTCACACATGTTGCTAGAAAAGATGGACTTTTTGCACATCTTTCACAaag TACAACACCAAATGAAGAAAATGCCGAGTCAGAATTACGCCGCGTGTCTGTTACTCAAAATTCTACGGACTCGAACTTATTGTCACCCGAATCAACTATGTCCCAACAAGATAGTCAAAGTCAAGAAGACAGTACCGTTTCAGCGATCATGTTAGTCAGAGAGGTTTTGTATGGAAATAgagataatgtaaattttgtacACGAATTATACAGACAGGCGTTTCTTCTGGATTTTAATCATGCCGGAGCTATAAGAAAAGCTATTGCCGTTTATAAAGATTGGGTTCAAATGAAT GAAATTCCTCCATTTATGTTGGAACCATTGGACGGTCATAAGGATCGGGAGTCGGAAGAGAGTCAGAGAAAGGATGCCAATGAAACAGAAAAGAGTCCTTCTGAAAGTTATCGACAAACGAGATTAAGAAATGACTCTTATCTTGGCGCTATACATCGGGAGAATTTATTCATTAGAGCAGGCTTGCAgaatgttttacaaattttcatcACTCAAGCgtcaaatgtatttttcttagaaaattCTGGACCTAATGCGTCTCCAACATTACTCGAGGAACAAACGGACAGTTGTAAGAGAGTCTTAAATGTATATCGATACGTTGTTATGCACTCCAGACTAGAACCAGCAACTTGGGAACAGTTACTTAG AGTGTTACTGCAAATTACATCGCTCGTACTGAGCGAGAAATCGTCTCGTCGCAAACATCAAGAAACTATTGGCGGGAAGCTTGCTCCTGCGATATTCCAGACTTTAATCGTTACATGGATCAAGGCTAACTTAAACGTGGTTATTTCTACCCAATTATGGGACCAGTTTCTAGAAGTGTTAACATCGTTAACACAATGGGAAGAGTTAATTCGAGAGTGGGCG AAAACTCTGGACACACTGACAAGAGTGTTGGCACGACATGTGTACAACTTGGATTTGAACGATCTACCTTTGGACAGACTCAGCgaacaaaaatcaaaaaagCGACGCGGAGTCGGAAGTCGCGCGGCATCGACGGGAAGTGTACAACCACCTCGAAAAGATAGCGTCGATCAAGAGAACAATGCCGTACCGAAAGAAAGCGTCACAG ATCATCCGCTGCGCGATATGAGGAAAGTGCGACCGCTACCGCGCAGCGCAAGTGACAACAATTTATACAGCGGCAAGACTCGTACAAAATTGCACAGACAACGCACACATACGATACACAGCGCCATTCCTG TACTCCCCCTATCGATAGAACAAGATATGGCGCGGTTACTGTCAAGCAGCTCGTCGTCGGCTATCGGTCGGAAGATGCTACCCAGCAGACGTGCCAAATCTTTGGATAGCATTGTTATAGTCGATAGCGAACCACCGTCTCCACGATGCCCATCACCGACACCCAGCAGTGGCGTTGACAGCAACAAAGATAGCCCCATACagatagaaaatattgatGGTAGTAGTATTG ATACAAACGATGCATCTGAGAGGAGATCAGTTATGGCGGGTGGAGGAGTACGTGGATGGTTACCAGATGTGGCTGTCGTTTTATGGCGACGTATGCTATCTGCACTGGGGGATGTCAATAACATTCAAGATCCTGTTTTGCATGGTCAAGTGATGGATTATCTTGTGCAACTCACACAAACATTGATTAAG ATACGTTTAAATCAAGGAGTGTCCGGAGATAATCAAGCAACACCTCCAGCGCCAGAATTGATTCCTCCTTTGACAGTTATTGCACCTTGGTGTTTTAAG GCGATTCAACTTCCTGAGAAATACGAAAGTGGCAAATTGGCTGCATATCGTCTCATATGCCTCTTAACTGTGCAGCCATTGGATATCAGTCTGCCGAAACAGCATCTTACGCTCTTCTATCGTGCCGTTCACAGTGGAATCGCTAGTAATGACGATAAAGTACTGCACGTACTCGTGAAATACACAGGACCCAGATTATTTAGTTTAAACCTACCTGGATCGAGTCTCTTAATTCTGGATTACATACATGCAGCTAATGTGATACTTAACAGTCAAGACATCGAG gcaCCAAGGACAGAAGCTGTTTCTATTATCGGCTCGTTGTTATCCTTACCTGCTGCAACTGTCAAATTACCCATGTTACAACCGAACGGACCTGACATTGTAACTATGACGTGTCCAGaagtaaaa GAGCATATTGTAACGATACTTTTGCGAAGTTGTCGACGAGAACCTACCGGGATTGCGAGATGCCTGGCCCTATCGAGTATTGCGATGTTCGCATATAAAGAACTGTCTTACAAAACGCAACATCCAAGAGTTCCAGAGGCTGTCACAGTTCTTCTCCTTGCACTAAGA CAAATGCAAGGAACGGAGCGTCGCAGAGCTGGTTTCTGTTTTCCTCTAATGGATCAG GCTTCGCACGTCACAGTTACGCAGGTTGCCTGTGATTCTCTGTTACTTCTCTGCGATAAAGCTGATGTGTTGCTAGAATTGTATCCTAATGTGCCATCTAAGATAATACag ATCTTGTCGGATACACTTGGGCGGATGACAACACGAGAAAGACGTGGACCACTGACAATATCGATGCTATTTTGTTTGGGCGAATGGGCTATGCACTTAGGACCGACAGTATTACTACAGGTGTTCCAAGGAAAACCTCTTCTGATGACCTTATTTACA GTGTTAAACAACAtagtgcaaaataaaattggaaagGAATTTATGAAAACCACTAAGAATAATCCAGAAGACGACGATGATTTTGATCCTAACATTACATTGGATAATTTGGTCAACGTACCCTCCTCGAAATCGCCTCACAAAGGAAATATTCAGTCTGTGCAATTGGCAGCAAAAATG GTAATGATGCATTTAATCAATCACCTGGGACACTTTCCAATGGGTATCGGAGCAGCACGTCTCTCATCTTTGGTCGTCGAACTGGACGACGTTCCTGGAATCGACGGGGACGAGCTGTCCTCTGCCATTTTTCAAGCGCCTAATATACAGCTCTTGATGCTCTCTAATTCGATCATAATGTCTCTGGTAGAGTTGGCGGCACTGGATGCACCCGGTGGAGGAGTCACAGCCGGTTTGACTACGGCGCCTTCCTTGGTTAGAGTCTTGTTGCGCGATCTCGCTGGAAAAGCTTCCTGGGACAGTTCGATCTTGTACAGCCAGCCTTTTGTCGAAGACGATCTACCGTTGCCATTTGCGAAGCCtg TTGATTGGAACGCGAAATTACATATGGATGATTTGAACAGCGTTATCACACCTCACAATTGTACACCTAGACATACAATACGACATCGTGAACCTCACATATTGCCGACTTTTGCGAACGCTGCGAGTGATATGGACAACTTGGATGAT cTTCTTCAGTACATAGGACACACTAGTCCAGAAGTTTTGACTAACCCAGAGATCGCTCTCAATGCGCCAGCTAATCCACCTCAGGGACATTATCTCGAAAGCGAGACTATTGCGACGATTCTGAATCAAAGAAATGCAGAGCAAGAACACGTGAATAATTGGAGTCAACACATCAG tATGAGTGCATCGGTAGTTAGTCCGCCGTCGTGCCGCCCACCTCCGGCACCGTTTCACCACTGCCGCCTTCTGTTCTCGCATCTAGGCCTGTCTGGTTGGGAACTGCGCAAAAGATTGCATTTGCTGGCGAAAAATGAGAAACTCGTACGGGAACTCCGAAATCTTGACAGCCAACGGTCCAGAGAAACGCACAAGATAGCGGTGATTTATGTCAGTCAAGGTCAGGAAGATAAGAACTCCATACTAAGCAACGTCACTGCCAGTAAGGAGTATGAGAGCTTTATCGCGAGACTCGCTTGGGAAGTTGAACTGGAATCGCACACGGGTTTCCTCGGCGGTCTGGTGCCTGGGAAAGCATCCGGTGTTACCGCGCCATATTATGCTACATCGTTTACCGAAGTTCTCTTTCATGTTGCTACGAGAATGCCGTCGGATAGTCCCGAGAGTTTATTGCAAAAG ACGCGGCATCTTGGTAATGATGAAATCCACATAGTCTGGTCGGAACACTGGCGAGACTATCGTAGAGACATCATACCCACAGAGTTCTGCGATGTTTTGATTGTTATTTATCCGCTGCAAAATAAGCTGTATCGAATACAGATCTCGCGAAAATCGGAAATTCCGTTTTTTGGACCTTTATTCGATGAGTGTGTCGTGGAGGATAAGGTATTACCAGGTTTAGTGAGAACAACCGCATTAGCCGCGAGTAGAGCTAAACGGTCTACGCTtacattatatcaaaatta TTACGAGGAAAGAGCACGGTCCATCGATACAGTTATGAGAAATCATAAAGAACCTACAACGTTCGAGGAGTTTGCGGCTAACGTTTACTCGCCGGTGCAACCGCCGAGCCCGTTCAGCGGAACTTCTTCTGTCTCTG GCTCTACAACAAGCGTGCAATCCATAGCATCGTCAAACCTCGCGGCAGCGCTTATTGATTCGCACCAGGGACGTTCCGGTTTGCGCAGCACTTCGACAGCGAGCAGTGACAATCGTGCGAATAGAG